The Deinococcus wulumuqiensis R12 genome has a window encoding:
- a CDS encoding peptidylprolyl isomerase has translation MSDLYAADGFTQTPYLSTERQTKFTQAPELGDAIEPGKAYRAVLETSKGRIVVELYPDEAPVTVNSFAYLLRHRYYDGIKFHRVIDGFMAQTGDPTGTGMGGPGYRFEDEFAGNPHRHSGKGVLSMANAGPGTNGSQFFITFTATPHLDGRHTVFGKVVEGLDVLDRLTRIQPGMGGTPDVIETAYLVEK, from the coding sequence ATGAGCGACCTCTACGCCGCCGACGGGTTTACCCAGACCCCCTACCTCAGCACCGAGCGCCAGACCAAGTTCACCCAGGCCCCCGAACTGGGCGACGCCATCGAGCCGGGCAAGGCCTACCGCGCCGTGCTGGAAACCAGCAAGGGCCGCATCGTGGTGGAGCTGTACCCCGACGAAGCGCCCGTGACCGTCAACAGCTTCGCGTACCTGCTGCGTCACCGCTACTACGACGGCATCAAGTTCCACCGCGTCATCGACGGCTTCATGGCCCAGACCGGCGACCCCACCGGCACCGGCATGGGCGGCCCCGGCTACCGCTTCGAGGACGAGTTCGCGGGCAACCCCCACCGCCACAGCGGCAAGGGCGTGCTGAGCATGGCGAACGCCGGCCCCGGCACCAACGGCTCGCAGTTCTTCATCACCTTCACCGCCACCCCGCACCTCGACGGACGCCACACCGTGTTCGGCAAGGTCGTGGAAGGGCTGGACGTGCTCGACCGCCTCACCCGCATTCAGCCGGGCATGGGCGGCACGCCCGACGTGATCGAAACGGCGTACCTCGTCGAGAAGTGA